Proteins found in one Desulfovibrio gilichinskyi genomic segment:
- a CDS encoding heme lyase CcmF/NrfE family subunit → MQIIANLMLLLALLASLGAGAYACLSLLTGRRNVLVLLDRANLVVAGFVTIATVILTIALLSSDYSYMYVYEHVDNTLPLFYTITALWAGAEGSLLFWIFSIAAMGVIFSRFQIFNEFSEKTRLYYWLFYMIVMAFFLLIVTCWSSPFMELVPVPTDGRGLNPLLRNPGMIFHPPLLFLGYAAFTSPAALALAAFICGETKSWVRFCRNWNILAWVFLTAGIILGGWWSYMELGWGGYWAWDPVENASLIPWLSATAFMHTAIIELRRKALQKTNVFLMSLTFLLCIFGTYLVRSGVVQSLHAFGEGGVGLPLALFMLSSLGLTVLVLFIGQRQDSKSLSNLGSRQGLLVIAAWALLALGLIVGLGTMWPVISKMWSSNPVGLEANFYNRVCLPLFTLLILLFAVCPWLSWKEGIRDKRGLALVIAAFICGLAVSWMAGLHHPLGLITSAAAIAALVGIVGVFIFIPEVRKVTSTMGIYGIHFGVALVFLGVAWSGPNQVVGEFVLSKGQSAQIADYTLTFKEYSESQTPAIAKIASLVEVTKDGKHVGLLNPERRIYRNFPQPFAEVSVIPGLGDEIYGVLLGVDEKGAVTIKVSVNPLINWMWIGGTLMCLFGLVSFRKTRLS, encoded by the coding sequence ATGCAAATTATTGCCAATCTGATGCTTTTGCTTGCACTCTTGGCCTCGCTTGGAGCTGGGGCATATGCCTGTCTTTCACTGCTTACAGGCAGGCGCAATGTGCTTGTGTTGTTAGACAGAGCTAATCTTGTTGTGGCTGGATTTGTTACAATTGCAACTGTGATTCTGACCATAGCTCTGCTCAGCAGTGATTATTCATACATGTATGTCTACGAACATGTAGATAATACATTGCCTCTTTTTTACACAATTACTGCCCTTTGGGCCGGAGCAGAAGGGTCTTTGCTTTTCTGGATTTTCTCCATAGCTGCTATGGGTGTAATTTTTTCAAGATTTCAAATTTTTAATGAATTCTCTGAAAAAACACGCCTTTATTACTGGCTGTTTTACATGATCGTGATGGCTTTTTTCCTTTTAATAGTGACATGCTGGTCCAGTCCTTTTATGGAACTTGTTCCTGTTCCGACTGACGGTAGAGGTCTTAATCCATTGCTCAGAAATCCGGGCATGATTTTTCATCCACCTCTTCTATTTCTCGGCTACGCAGCTTTTACAAGTCCTGCAGCTCTTGCTCTTGCTGCATTTATTTGCGGTGAAACAAAGTCATGGGTCAGGTTTTGTCGTAACTGGAATATTCTTGCTTGGGTTTTTCTCACAGCCGGAATTATTCTCGGCGGCTGGTGGTCTTATATGGAACTGGGATGGGGCGGATACTGGGCATGGGATCCAGTTGAAAATGCTTCGCTTATTCCATGGCTCAGTGCGACTGCCTTTATGCACACCGCAATTATTGAACTAAGGCGGAAGGCTCTGCAAAAGACAAATGTCTTTTTAATGAGTCTTACTTTCCTGCTTTGTATTTTCGGAACATATCTGGTCCGGAGCGGAGTTGTTCAGTCTCTTCACGCTTTCGGTGAAGGAGGGGTAGGGCTTCCGCTTGCTTTATTTATGCTATCCTCCCTTGGTTTGACTGTACTGGTTCTGTTTATCGGACAGCGTCAGGATTCGAAGTCTCTTTCCAACCTCGGAAGCAGGCAGGGATTACTTGTAATAGCCGCATGGGCGTTACTTGCACTTGGACTGATTGTTGGTTTGGGCACAATGTGGCCCGTCATCAGCAAGATGTGGAGTTCAAATCCTGTTGGTCTTGAAGCTAATTTTTATAACCGCGTATGTCTGCCGCTGTTCACTTTGTTGATTCTTCTTTTTGCTGTATGCCCATGGCTCAGCTGGAAAGAAGGAATCAGAGATAAGCGTGGACTTGCTCTTGTCATTGCCGCCTTTATCTGCGGACTGGCTGTCAGCTGGATGGCAGGATTGCATCATCCGTTAGGTCTCATTACATCTGCGGCGGCCATTGCTGCGCTTGTCGGGATTGTCGGAGTATTTATTTTTATACCAGAGGTCCGCAAAGTTACCTCAACTATGGGAATCTACGGCATTCACTTCGGTGTCGCGCTCGTTTTTCTCGGTGTTGCATGGTCTGGACCTAATCAAGTTGTGGGTGAGTTTGTGCTCAGTAAAGGCCAAAGTGCTCAGATCGCAGATTATACCTTAACTTTTAAAGAATATTCAGAAAGTCAGACTCCGGCAATTGCTAAGATTGCATCACTTGTTGAAGTAACCAAAGATGGTAAGCATGTCGGGCTCTTGAATCCTGAACGTCGAATATACCGTAATTTCCCTCAGCCGTTTGCGGAGGTCTCTGTTATCCCCGGGCTCGGTGATGAAATTTACGGTGTCCTGCTCGGTGTTGACGAAAAAGGCGCAGTAACGATTAAAGTAAGCGTGAATCCTTTGATCAACTGGATGTGGATCGGGGGTACTTTGATGTGTCTGTTCGGGCTGGTTTCGTTCAGGAAGACTCGTTTAAGTTAA
- a CDS encoding heme exporter protein CcmB — MLKRGLTIAAKDLKLSVGGGQGLTQAVLLGLLLIFVFSLSRPAGQLIEAQAASAIFWLASSFGLVLVFNTLFSMEESNEARLGLLSSPVPLHAIWFGKGLAGLVLLLCSQLVFLPATIVFLGQDLNGSFAFFAIVVLAADWGLVSLGALLGAISQGQAARESLLSVILFPLLLPILLGSIQLMTSVFSGVEALDQSSWLGIIFSSSALFSGAGLILFPFVYSGEQ, encoded by the coding sequence ATGCTGAAACGGGGACTGACCATTGCTGCCAAAGATCTAAAACTGTCGGTCGGCGGAGGACAGGGGTTAACGCAAGCAGTTCTTTTAGGACTTTTGCTTATCTTTGTTTTCAGTCTTTCGCGTCCGGCGGGACAACTTATAGAAGCTCAGGCTGCGTCAGCTATATTTTGGCTGGCTTCATCCTTCGGGCTGGTATTGGTTTTTAATACTTTGTTTTCTATGGAAGAATCAAATGAGGCAAGATTGGGGCTGCTGTCTTCACCCGTCCCGCTTCATGCTATCTGGTTCGGAAAAGGTTTAGCAGGATTAGTACTGCTGCTGTGTTCACAGCTGGTATTTCTTCCGGCTACAATTGTGTTTTTAGGTCAGGATTTAAACGGCTCTTTTGCATTTTTTGCAATTGTCGTTTTAGCAGCGGATTGGGGGCTTGTTTCGCTTGGAGCATTGCTTGGTGCAATCTCTCAGGGGCAAGCCGCGCGGGAATCGCTTTTGTCAGTTATTCTCTTTCCTCTGCTTCTGCCTATTCTGCTCGGCTCAATACAATTGATGACTTCTGTTTTTTCAGGAGTCGAGGCTCTTGATCAATCATCGTGGCTGGGGATTATTTTTTCTTCATCCGCGTTGTTCAGCGGAGCCGGCCTTATTCTCTTTCCTTTTGTATATAGTGGTGAACAGTAA
- a CDS encoding ABC transporter ATP-binding protein, translated as MENNESIALKVRNAAKLFGTRLIFKNVSCDVRRGEILLVVGRNGAGKTTLLKIMAGLSRPSAGSAEIITAPEKTAYLGHSTFIYPRLSALRNLSFWASMYGLSPSRDELMTLLRRVGLERAAEELAGSFSRGMAQRLNLARVFLIDPDLLFLDEPGTGLDQSSLRLLREEVVALRDRGAAVVWISHDVNHDMTLADRILGLASNKLEYLGSAVDFDPETVLGGKVC; from the coding sequence GTGGAAAACAATGAAAGTATAGCCCTTAAAGTGCGCAATGCTGCCAAACTTTTTGGCACAAGGCTGATATTTAAGAATGTGAGTTGCGATGTGCGCAGGGGGGAAATTCTCCTTGTGGTCGGGCGCAACGGTGCTGGTAAAACAACTTTGTTAAAAATCATGGCGGGGCTGTCACGCCCTTCGGCAGGATCAGCAGAGATTATTACCGCTCCTGAGAAAACAGCTTATCTCGGGCATTCCACATTTATTTATCCGCGGCTCAGTGCTTTAAGAAATCTGTCTTTCTGGGCTTCCATGTATGGTCTTTCTCCATCCCGCGATGAACTTATGACTTTGCTGCGCAGAGTCGGTCTTGAAAGAGCCGCAGAAGAACTTGCCGGTTCCTTTTCACGAGGAATGGCACAGCGTCTTAATCTGGCGCGGGTTTTTCTGATTGATCCTGATCTTCTCTTTTTAGATGAACCGGGAACAGGGCTCGATCAAAGTTCGCTCCGTCTTCTCCGTGAAGAAGTTGTAGCTCTGCGTGACCGGGGCGCGGCGGTTGTCTGGATTAGCCATGATGTGAATCATGATATGACACTTGCTGATAGAATACTCGGTCTTGCAAGTAACAAGCTTGAGTATCTCGGTTCTGCGGTTGATTTTGATCCGGAAACAGTTCTCGGAGGGAAGGTATGCTGA
- a CDS encoding hemolysin family protein yields MLDLILSVGLATIISAYCSVSEAVFYSFPRSRIERLRKEGHKSGIILHKLRLNVEKPITAILTLNTVANTAGASIAGAAWSNVYGADTLPWFAVGFTLIILLFSEILPKTLGIVYCHSLGAALARPIEIMVWIFSPVIWVCGFLARLVSRGSKGPQVTEDDIRAMVSLTRKSGAIKPYEALSIANILSLDDKIVEQIMTPRTVVFSLPTDMTVAEAHEKYSAWPHSRIPVYEGDNSEEVVGVIYRRLVFEALADDKDEIKLSELMKPVRFVLENITLDKLLVKFLESRMHLFVVLDEYGGMSGVVTLEDVMEEILGSEIVDETDQVVDMRELAHKRREKLIVNRRNKTSDI; encoded by the coding sequence ATGCTGGATCTAATACTTTCCGTCGGGTTGGCTACGATCATATCTGCTTACTGTTCTGTCAGTGAAGCTGTATTTTATTCTTTTCCACGGAGCAGGATAGAAAGGCTGCGTAAAGAAGGTCATAAGTCAGGGATCATCCTGCACAAACTTCGTCTAAACGTTGAAAAGCCAATTACAGCAATATTAACTCTTAATACTGTTGCCAACACCGCCGGAGCCTCAATTGCCGGAGCCGCGTGGAGCAATGTATACGGAGCAGATACTCTGCCTTGGTTTGCTGTTGGATTCACACTTATTATTTTACTTTTTTCTGAAATTCTTCCCAAGACATTGGGAATTGTTTACTGCCACTCCTTGGGAGCTGCGCTTGCGCGTCCTATCGAAATAATGGTCTGGATATTTTCTCCAGTTATTTGGGTGTGTGGATTTCTTGCCCGCCTTGTAAGCAGGGGGAGCAAAGGACCGCAGGTTACGGAAGATGACATCAGAGCAATGGTCAGCTTAACTCGAAAATCCGGGGCGATTAAACCTTATGAAGCCCTCTCAATTGCTAACATCCTGTCGTTGGACGACAAGATTGTGGAGCAAATTATGACCCCCCGGACTGTAGTGTTTTCCCTGCCCACTGACATGACCGTCGCTGAGGCGCATGAAAAGTACAGTGCATGGCCTCATAGTCGTATTCCTGTGTATGAAGGTGATAATTCTGAGGAAGTCGTAGGAGTCATCTACAGGCGGCTTGTTTTTGAAGCTCTTGCAGATGATAAGGATGAAATCAAACTCTCTGAGTTGATGAAACCTGTCCGATTTGTACTTGAAAATATCACCCTCGACAAACTGCTGGTTAAATTTCTTGAAAGTCGCATGCACTTATTTGTTGTGCTCGACGAGTATGGAGGAATGTCCGGCGTTGTCACTCTTGAAGATGTAATGGAAGAAATTCTCGGGAGCGAGATTGTAGATGAGACCGATCAGGTTGTAGACATGCGCGAACTTGCTCACAAGAGAAGAGAAAAACTTATTGTCAATCGGAGAAATAAAACCTCTGACATTTAG
- a CDS encoding branched-chain amino acid ABC transporter substrate-binding protein translates to MKRSLLVLSCALMLTVGIGAFGGAKKAEASAKTIILGVAGAHSGDLASYGLPSLEAAKLVVKAVNDAGGVNGAQVVISSQDDQCKPEFATNAAFKLVSDKATVVLGHICSGATKAALPIYKESNLVCMSPSATNPPLTQSGDYPNFFRTIASDDAQAALATNFAIGSLGLKKIAVIHDKGDYGKGFAEFAKEYIEKSGKAEVVLFEGVTPGAVDYSAVVQKIKASGADGVVFGGYHPEASKIVSQIRKKKLTIPFISDDGVKAQKFIDVAGEASEGVYATGPRDITGNPMYKVALDQYKATHDDEPGAFFFEAYSATQALLKAIEVAGSTDYDKIVEALRTHEVETPVGKIKFDSKGDAIGVGFSMYQVKDGAYQEVK, encoded by the coding sequence ATGAAACGTTCATTGCTGGTCTTGTCATGTGCATTGATGCTGACCGTCGGTATCGGTGCATTCGGTGGAGCAAAAAAAGCAGAAGCTTCTGCTAAAACAATCATTCTCGGTGTTGCCGGGGCCCACAGTGGTGACCTTGCTTCTTACGGTTTACCTTCACTTGAAGCTGCAAAGCTTGTTGTTAAGGCCGTTAATGATGCAGGCGGAGTTAATGGAGCTCAGGTTGTTATTTCCAGTCAGGATGATCAGTGTAAACCTGAATTTGCAACAAACGCTGCATTTAAACTTGTTTCCGATAAAGCTACAGTAGTACTCGGTCACATCTGCTCTGGAGCTACCAAGGCCGCTCTTCCTATCTATAAAGAGTCAAACCTTGTTTGTATGTCTCCTTCCGCAACAAATCCTCCTCTGACACAGAGCGGCGATTATCCTAACTTCTTCAGAACAATTGCTTCTGATGATGCTCAGGCTGCTCTTGCTACAAATTTCGCTATCGGTTCACTCGGACTTAAAAAAATTGCTGTAATCCATGATAAGGGTGATTACGGTAAAGGTTTTGCAGAGTTTGCTAAAGAATACATCGAAAAGTCCGGTAAAGCAGAAGTAGTCCTTTTTGAAGGAGTTACTCCAGGCGCAGTTGACTATTCAGCTGTAGTTCAGAAGATTAAAGCTTCCGGCGCAGACGGTGTTGTATTCGGTGGTTACCATCCTGAAGCTTCCAAAATTGTATCTCAGATCCGTAAAAAGAAATTAACAATTCCTTTCATTTCAGATGACGGCGTTAAGGCTCAGAAATTTATCGACGTTGCCGGTGAAGCTTCTGAAGGTGTATACGCAACAGGTCCTCGCGATATCACTGGAAACCCTATGTATAAGGTTGCTCTTGATCAGTATAAAGCAACTCATGATGACGAACCTGGCGCATTCTTCTTTGAAGCATATTCCGCAACTCAGGCTCTCTTGAAAGCGATTGAAGTAGCCGGTTCAACTGACTATGATAAGATCGTTGAAGCTCTGCGCACTCATGAAGTTGAAACTCCTGTCGGAAAGATTAAGTTCGATTCAAAGGGTGATGCTATCGGTGTCGGTTTTTCAATGTATCAGGTCAAAGACGGCGCATATCAGGAAGTTAAATAA
- a CDS encoding glycosyltransferase family 9 protein, with protein sequence MYKSKDNHKILFRLSALGDLILTTGIIDFWAEKYGWTFSVITKQQYAAPLENNPNITEIIILNKEDLGNIAWIVKAGEIAGKYEGCELIDLHSTLRSRILSLRWHGPVSRYKKFSLERRVFKLTGSEKLEKVLESRPVTVRYASAIEKELPDPEELIPHICLTDGEKEDALSMMAQKNLSQGFIALHPYATHPDKVWPREYWIELINQLDKKGIQWAVIGKDANELNVDKPEWNFTNKFSLRQTCALLSEAKYLVTGDSGPMHLAAGVGTPVIAMFGPTSRAWGFYPAGKNDRILESDLECRPCSLHGKSNCSNNRECLKNIRPESILKIIINSSTA encoded by the coding sequence ATGTACAAATCAAAAGATAATCACAAAATATTATTCCGGCTCAGTGCTCTTGGAGACTTAATCCTGACAACCGGAATCATAGACTTCTGGGCTGAGAAATATGGCTGGACCTTTAGCGTAATTACCAAACAGCAATATGCTGCCCCCTTAGAAAACAATCCGAATATAACTGAAATTATAATTCTTAATAAAGAAGACCTCGGTAATATAGCATGGATTGTTAAAGCCGGAGAAATTGCCGGCAAATATGAAGGATGTGAACTGATTGACCTGCACTCTACCCTCAGATCCAGAATTCTTTCCTTGCGCTGGCACGGCCCTGTTTCGCGGTACAAAAAATTCAGCCTCGAAAGAAGAGTTTTTAAATTGACCGGATCAGAAAAGCTTGAAAAAGTTTTAGAGAGTAGACCCGTAACTGTACGCTATGCTTCGGCTATAGAAAAAGAACTTCCTGATCCTGAAGAACTCATACCACATATTTGTCTTACAGATGGCGAAAAAGAAGATGCTCTTTCGATGATGGCTCAAAAAAACTTAAGCCAAGGCTTTATTGCTCTTCACCCGTATGCCACGCACCCTGACAAAGTATGGCCGCGTGAATACTGGATTGAGCTTATAAATCAGCTTGATAAGAAAGGTATTCAGTGGGCAGTTATCGGGAAAGATGCAAACGAACTAAATGTAGATAAACCTGAATGGAATTTTACAAATAAATTTTCGTTGCGACAGACATGCGCTCTACTCAGTGAAGCTAAGTATCTGGTAACGGGTGATTCCGGACCTATGCACCTTGCCGCAGGGGTGGGCACTCCGGTCATTGCTATGTTCGGCCCTACTTCCAGAGCGTGGGGATTTTATCCGGCAGGAAAAAATGACCGGATATTGGAATCAGACCTTGAATGCCGTCCATGCTCACTTCACGGAAAAAGCAATTGCAGCAACAATCGTGAATGTCTGAAAAATATTCGTCCTGAATCCATTCTTAAAATTATTATAAATTCCAGTACTGCTTAA
- a CDS encoding cytochrome c maturation protein CcmE, whose amino-acid sequence MAKKSGKGVYIAALILFLGGLGWLVYSGLSQDSVYFLNVSEALAMDESHLGQSRLFGKVGPQNIERTNGGLGVTFDLTDQKNPSQSIRVEYRGAVPDTFKVAAEVIVEGAFINGNKAFKANSLITKCPSKYQSKNRKG is encoded by the coding sequence ATGGCCAAAAAAAGCGGAAAAGGCGTTTATATTGCCGCCTTGATACTTTTTCTGGGTGGACTGGGATGGCTTGTTTATTCTGGGCTTTCTCAGGACAGTGTATACTTTCTCAACGTTTCGGAAGCTCTTGCCATGGATGAAAGTCATCTTGGGCAATCCAGACTTTTCGGTAAGGTCGGCCCTCAAAATATTGAAAGAACTAACGGCGGTCTTGGTGTGACTTTTGATCTTACAGATCAAAAAAATCCAAGCCAGAGTATTCGTGTTGAATACCGCGGTGCTGTTCCTGATACATTTAAGGTTGCAGCTGAAGTTATCGTTGAAGGTGCTTTTATCAATGGGAACAAGGCGTTTAAAGCCAATTCATTGATAACTAAGTGCCCGTCAAAATACCAGTCGAAAAATCGTAAAGGGTAA
- a CDS encoding CcmD family protein: MINETYLLIANIAVWIGIAGYLAFIAAKGVAMERRIAQLEILDNDK; the protein is encoded by the coding sequence ATGATAAATGAAACATACCTGCTTATCGCAAATATTGCTGTATGGATAGGAATTGCCGGATATCTCGCTTTTATCGCGGCCAAAGGTGTTGCCATGGAACGGCGCATAGCTCAGCTGGAGATATTAGATAATGACAAATAG
- a CDS encoding tetratricopeptide repeat protein, whose protein sequence is MTNRQQINPVGAGFGLGGGQKIVVWLLGVALLVIFVSSLTYRMNHPGNKVEFQQESKSSGMGMNQEALGESMKEIRKLMDSMRANPEDMKVQLDLANAFMMIRAYDRAQTFFEKVVANEPTNTNALMGLGMCYYQAEQFDKAAKEFDKILEVDPDDSMANFNAGIIKKYYLHAHEDADEHFRKIIANPKATPDMKTHAEEELKKKVQEE, encoded by the coding sequence ATGACAAATAGACAACAGATAAATCCGGTCGGCGCAGGTTTTGGACTAGGCGGCGGGCAAAAAATTGTCGTATGGTTGCTTGGAGTTGCTCTGCTTGTAATTTTTGTGTCATCGCTGACCTATCGTATGAACCATCCCGGTAATAAGGTTGAATTTCAGCAGGAAAGTAAATCATCCGGTATGGGCATGAATCAGGAAGCTTTGGGCGAAAGCATGAAAGAAATCCGTAAACTTATGGATAGTATGCGCGCAAATCCTGAGGATATGAAAGTTCAGCTTGATCTTGCAAATGCTTTTATGATGATCCGAGCCTATGACCGTGCACAAACCTTTTTTGAAAAGGTTGTAGCAAATGAACCTACCAATACAAATGCTCTGATGGGTCTTGGGATGTGCTACTATCAGGCGGAACAGTTTGATAAGGCGGCTAAAGAATTTGATAAAATTCTGGAAGTTGACCCTGATGATTCCATGGCTAATTTTAATGCCGGAATTATTAAAAAATACTATCTTCATGCTCATGAAGATGCTGATGAACACTTCAGAAAGATTATCGCAAATCCCAAAGCCACGCCGGACATGAAAACTCATGCAGAAGAAGAATTAAAGAAAAAGGTTCAAGAAGAATAA
- a CDS encoding cytochrome c biogenesis protein, with amino-acid sequence MSLAIVALITGIALCIGQYFIWIYAPIEMTMGLVQKIFYIHMPMAVWAMISFFVVFIFSAMYLLKRDIKFDYMAGAAAEIGVVFSGLALITGSLWGRAAWNVWWTWDPRLTTTLIMWFVYAAYLVLRTSPMSAERRSLVCAVLGIVAFVDVPLVFYSARLWRSVHPAVLGAKGGGMAPEMLTTLLVNISAFGLLWLVLLVVRFRQARLAGKIDARLVWDNE; translated from the coding sequence ATGAGTCTTGCAATTGTTGCGCTGATTACCGGCATTGCCCTGTGTATCGGGCAATACTTCATCTGGATCTATGCTCCGATCGAGATGACTATGGGATTGGTGCAGAAAATATTCTACATTCATATGCCTATGGCGGTATGGGCCATGATCAGTTTTTTCGTGGTCTTTATTTTCAGTGCGATGTATTTGCTTAAAAGAGATATCAAGTTTGATTATATGGCTGGAGCCGCAGCTGAAATCGGAGTTGTTTTCAGCGGCCTTGCACTTATAACAGGTTCTTTATGGGGACGTGCGGCATGGAATGTCTGGTGGACATGGGACCCCAGACTTACCACAACACTTATAATGTGGTTTGTTTATGCTGCTTATCTGGTCCTCAGAACTTCACCCATGTCTGCTGAACGCAGATCTTTAGTATGCGCTGTACTCGGTATTGTTGCCTTTGTTGATGTTCCTCTCGTCTTCTATTCAGCGCGACTTTGGAGAAGTGTACATCCTGCGGTGCTCGGGGCCAAAGGAGGCGGAATGGCTCCTGAAATGTTGACCACATTGCTGGTTAATATTTCAGCTTTTGGACTTCTATGGCTGGTCTTGCTGGTCGTCCGTTTTCGTCAAGCCCGTCTTGCCGGAAAGATTGATGCCCGGCTGGTCTGGGATAATGAATAA
- the nadD gene encoding nicotinate-nucleotide adenylyltransferase translates to MKIGLFGGTFNPVHNTHIDVAAAVRERLGLDQVLFVPAGNPYHKKDRALLPAELRFKLIRKAVEGLDNIDVCDIDMQSDGPTYTVHTLEEALKRYPDDDLYFLMGQDTFNSLPQWKDWEKIPLLANIVAVSREKSDPGQMAIFFKKLFSDVKNTGLNEWKLKGGKSVYIIDDFDFKISSTFVRNVWIKGGDISLYVPAAVAEFIEDNREEFKQYWNL, encoded by the coding sequence ATGAAAATAGGGTTGTTCGGCGGCACTTTTAATCCTGTTCACAACACGCACATTGACGTTGCGGCAGCAGTCAGGGAACGCCTCGGTCTTGATCAGGTTCTGTTTGTACCGGCCGGAAATCCCTATCATAAAAAAGATAGAGCCCTGCTGCCTGCAGAACTTCGTTTTAAACTTATCCGGAAAGCTGTTGAGGGTTTAGACAATATAGATGTCTGCGATATCGATATGCAGTCAGACGGTCCAACTTATACAGTGCACACACTTGAAGAAGCATTAAAACGTTATCCGGATGATGATCTATATTTTTTGATGGGTCAGGATACTTTTAATTCTTTGCCTCAGTGGAAAGATTGGGAGAAGATTCCGCTTCTTGCAAATATTGTTGCTGTCAGCAGAGAAAAATCTGATCCCGGTCAAATGGCTATATTTTTTAAGAAATTGTTCTCAGATGTTAAAAATACGGGCTTAAATGAGTGGAAGCTGAAAGGCGGAAAATCTGTTTACATAATTGACGATTTTGATTTTAAAATCAGTTCAACCTTTGTTCGTAACGTCTGGATAAAAGGCGGAGACATAAGCCTGTATGTTCCCGCCGCGGTTGCTGAATTTATTGAAGATAATAGAGAAGAATTTAAGCAGTACTGGAATTTATAA
- a CDS encoding branched-chain amino acid ABC transporter permease, translated as MDYFWELFFSGLTRGSIYALIALGYTMVYGIIELINFAHGEVYMIGAFVGMIVAGVLTSFGFPAVSIMVLASMAAVVYAAAYGYTLEKIAYRPLRNAPRLSPLISAIGMSIFLQNYVMLSQTSDFLSFPKLTPEFAFLEKYSSVIGSSDFLIIVVAAVVMIALSLFIKFTRMGKAMRATAQNRKMAMLVGVNVDQVISATFIIGSSLAAVGGVLIGSHIGQINFFIGFIAGIKAFTAAVLGGIGSIPGAVLGGLILGWTESFCTGYVSSDYEDVFAFALLVIILIFRPSGLLGKAPVQKV; from the coding sequence ATGGATTATTTTTGGGAACTATTTTTCAGCGGCCTTACTCGGGGAAGTATTTACGCGCTTATAGCACTTGGCTATACCATGGTTTACGGAATCATCGAGTTAATTAACTTTGCCCATGGTGAAGTTTACATGATCGGTGCTTTTGTGGGGATGATTGTTGCGGGTGTTCTTACAAGTTTTGGATTTCCCGCGGTTTCTATTATGGTTTTGGCAAGTATGGCTGCCGTTGTTTACGCTGCTGCTTACGGATATACTCTTGAAAAAATAGCTTACCGCCCTCTTAGAAATGCTCCGAGGCTTTCTCCTCTCATTTCCGCAATCGGTATGTCTATTTTCCTTCAAAACTATGTAATGCTTTCACAGACTTCTGATTTTCTGTCATTTCCAAAACTTACACCGGAATTTGCTTTTCTTGAAAAGTATTCGTCGGTGATAGGTTCGTCAGACTTTCTTATAATTGTAGTTGCAGCTGTCGTAATGATAGCACTCAGCTTGTTCATCAAGTTCACCAGAATGGGCAAAGCTATGCGCGCCACGGCTCAGAACCGTAAAATGGCAATGCTCGTCGGCGTCAACGTTGATCAGGTCATATCGGCCACTTTTATTATCGGCTCGTCTTTGGCTGCCGTCGGTGGAGTTCTTATTGGATCTCACATAGGGCAGATCAACTTTTTCATTGGTTTTATCGCAGGTATTAAAGCTTTTACGGCCGCAGTTCTCGGCGGTATCGGTTCCATTCCGGGAGCTGTACTCGGCGGACTTATTCTCGGCTGGACTGAAAGCTTCTGCACCGGATATGTCTCAAGTGATTATGAAGATGTATTCGCGTTTGCACTGCTGGTAATTATTCTTATTTTCAGGCCTTCTGGTTTACTTGGCAAGGCTCCTGTTCAGAAGGTTTAA